Genomic DNA from Flavobacterium sp. N502540:
CGTATACCACCATCAACGGGTTTAGTATGCTTACCAATTCTTACCAGCCGAACAGTGCCTTTATTTTCATCTCATTAAAACCTTGGGAAGAAAGAGATGAAACTTCTAAGCAATTTGTGGACCGCTTAAACAAAAAATTTGCGACTCAAATCACTACTGCTTCCGTATTCGGATTTGGCCCTCCGGCCATTCAGGGTCTGGGTGCTTCCGCAGGTTTTAGTTTAATGCTGCAGGACAAAGGTGGTAATACTCCACAATATTTAGCAGAACAGACTCAGGCCTTTATAGCCGCCGCTCAACAACGTCCGGAAATAAAACGAATCTATACCACTTTTAATGCCGGTTCTCCACAAATCAAATTGGATATTGATAACGACAAAGCCATGAAACTCGGTGTTCCCGTCTCGAAAGTTACCGAAGCTTTAGGTGCCTTTTTAGGCGGAAGTTATGTAAATGACTTTAATCGTTTTGGACGTCAATACAAGGTTTTCATACAAGGTGAAGCGGCCAATAGAGTAAAACCCGAAGACTTAAACCTGATTTATATCAGAAATAATGATGGTGACATGCTTCCTATTTCCACATTGGTAACCGCTACAAAAGTTATGGGTCCCGATTTTACCAATCGCCTCAATCTCTTCCGATCTGCCGAAATTGGCGGAAGTCCGAATGACGGTTACAGTAGTGCGCAAGCTTTAGAAGCTTTAGAAGAAGTGGCCAAACAAACCCTGCCGGCAGATATGGGTTACGATTATATCAACCTTTCGTATCAGGAGAAACATTCACCAGGCGGAAGCTCCGTGTTTATCATGGCACTCGTATTTGTGTTTCTAATTCTCGCCGCACAGTACGAAAGTTGGAAGTTACCTTTCAGCGTTTTACTTGGTGCGCCTTTTGCTGTTTTTGGGGCCTTTTTGGGATTGCTATTAGCCAGAATCGGAAGCGATGCTTATGTCAACAATGTTTTTGCTCAAATTGGGTTAGTGCTCTTAATCGGATTGGTCGCGAAAAATGCGATCCTTATTGTGGAATTTGCCAAAGAAGAATACGAAAAAGGAAAACCGCTGTACGAATCGGCTATGGTGGCAGCAAAACTTCGTTTCCGTCCAATTCTAATGACGGCCTTTGCTTTTATTCTTGGTGTTGTTCCGCTCTTAACGGCTACGGGTGCCGGATCTCAGGCACGTATTGTAATGGGAATGGCAGTATTTAGCGGAATGTTAATCGCCACTTTTTTAGGGGTATTAATTGTACCCGGCTTGTTTGTCATGATTGAAAACATTGGAAAAAAGAAAGAGGATACCAACGAAACGACAGAAAATTATAAGGACTCTAATACCACTGGCCATGATGATTAAGAAATATAAAATAATAGCCATTATCCTTTTACTCTCCTTATTGCCTGTAGGCTGTATGGTGGGACCTAAGTATACAAAGCCCGAACAGCTAAAGACTGATTCTTATCAAAACGAACGAAATTTAGACAGCCTTGCCTCAGTCGTCAACTTAAAATGGTTTGATTTATTTAATGATGATGTTTTAAAAGACCTGATTACAAAGGGGCTTCAGAATAATTATGATTTAAAAATTGCGATTACCAGAATGGATCAGCTTAGGGCACAACTAGGATACTCTAAAACAAATCTATTACCCTCTTTTCAATATGGAGCAACTATAAACAGCAACGAAAAAAATCTGACGCCGTCAAATGTGGGTGCAAACATGTCCTGGGAAATTGATTTTTGGGGAAGATACCGTCATGAAAATAAAGCGGTACAAAATGAACTTCTGGCTACTGAGGAAGCTCGTAAAGTTGTGCTTTCAAATATTGTGAGTGATATTGCTACGGCTTATTTTCAGCTGCGAAATTTCGACGATCAGTTAGAGATCGCAAAGCATACTCTTTCTACCCGCGAAAAATATTATGAAATTATAAACCAAAGATTCAAAAGTGGTTATATCTCTGAGGTAGACAAAGCACAAATCGAACAACAGGTTGCGATCGCCGAAGCAACTATTCCAAACATTAAAAGACAAATAACGGTTCAGGAAAATATTATTTCTCTACTTACCGGTCAGCTTCCATCGCAAATTCCCAGAGGAAAATCCAACACCGAATTGCGAATAGTAAGCGAAATCCCCTTGTCAATTCCGTCTGCTTTACTGGAAAACAGACCTGATGTGAAAGCGGCAGAATTAAAATACAAAGCCTCCAATGAAAGAATCGGAACCGCTCAGGCGATGCGCTTTCCTTCTTTTAACCTCGCAGCAATTGCCGGATTCGCCAGCGCCGACTTAAGCAATTTGTTTTTAGGAAGTTCTTACTCTCAGAATGCCTCTGCAGGAGTTACCGGTCCTATATTTGCTTTTGGGAGAAACAAACGCAGAGTAGAAATATACAGACAACAGGCTGAAGAACTCAAATTTACCTATCAAAAAACATATATTTCTGCCGTTAATGAAGTAGAACAATCTATTCAGAACATCAAAACCTACAAAGAAGAATGGAGCGCCCGAAACCGACAGGTTAATGCGGCTTTAATAAACTATAAACTGTCCTACGAAAGATATGACAGCGGTTATGTTTCTTATCTGGAAGTTTTAGATGTCGAAAGCAACTTGTTTCAGGCGCAATTAAGCCTTTCACAATTATCTGAAAGACAATTAAGTTCAATGATACAATTGTACAAAGCCCTTGGCGGGGGATGGAGTCCGTAAAGGTGCAAAGGTACGAAGTCGCAAAGGTTCAAAGCTTCTGAGCTGCTAAGGTTCAAAGATTTGATAAAAACAAAAAAGAGGCAGTCTCATTAGACTGCCTCTTTTTATTTCTTTGTACCTCTGTACCTTTGTCACTTTGAACCTAAGCTAAAACCTTAGAACCTCAGCAACTCAGAATCTTAGTCCCTTAAATTAACAAAACTCGTTAAAAGCGTCTCTCAAATTCTCAGCGATTAATTCAGCAGGGCGACCTTCGATGTGGTGACGCTCTAACATGTGAACTAATTCTCCGTTTTTGAACAAAGCCATAGATGGCGATGATGGAGGGAAAGGAAACATATGTTGTCTTGCAGCATCAACAGCTTCTTTGTCAACACCAGCGAAAACTGTAATTAAGTGATCTGGTTTTTTAGCGCCTTCTAAACTCATTTTTGCTCCCGGACGTGCATTTCTTGCAGCACAACCACAAACAGAGTTTACAACAACTAAAGTGGTACCTTCAGCTTTGATAGCATTATCTACAGCTTCTGCACTATGTAAATCTTGAAAACCAGCAGCTGTTAATTCAGCCTCCATAGGTTTTACCATTTCTTGTGGATACATATTTCTTATTTTTAAATTTTACTTTTGATTTGCAAAGTTACAAAGTTTACCCGCAACTACTTAATTTGTGGTATAAAGTTTTGTTATAGTTCAATTGATTTATTCGAAAGCTGTAAAGTCATAAAACACAAACACTTAAAACAATCT
This window encodes:
- a CDS encoding TolC family protein — its product is MMIKKYKIIAIILLLSLLPVGCMVGPKYTKPEQLKTDSYQNERNLDSLASVVNLKWFDLFNDDVLKDLITKGLQNNYDLKIAITRMDQLRAQLGYSKTNLLPSFQYGATINSNEKNLTPSNVGANMSWEIDFWGRYRHENKAVQNELLATEEARKVVLSNIVSDIATAYFQLRNFDDQLEIAKHTLSTREKYYEIINQRFKSGYISEVDKAQIEQQVAIAEATIPNIKRQITVQENIISLLTGQLPSQIPRGKSNTELRIVSEIPLSIPSALLENRPDVKAAELKYKASNERIGTAQAMRFPSFNLAAIAGFASADLSNLFLGSSYSQNASAGVTGPIFAFGRNKRRVEIYRQQAEELKFTYQKTYISAVNEVEQSIQNIKTYKEEWSARNRQVNAALINYKLSYERYDSGYVSYLEVLDVESNLFQAQLSLSQLSERQLSSMIQLYKALGGGWSP
- a CDS encoding BrxA/BrxB family bacilliredoxin, whose product is MYPQEMVKPMEAELTAAGFQDLHSAEAVDNAIKAEGTTLVVVNSVCGCAARNARPGAKMSLEGAKKPDHLITVFAGVDKEAVDAARQHMFPFPPSSPSMALFKNGELVHMLERHHIEGRPAELIAENLRDAFNEFC